Below is a genomic region from Desulfonispora thiosulfatigenes DSM 11270.
GCTAAAATTTTTTATTTAGTTTTTTTAACAAGCCTAATTAGAGAAAGTACTTTCATAAAAGGTAAGGGTTTCTTTTTAGCTTGGATAGGTACACTAAGTAGTGTTGCTATCTTAGTATTACAAAAGGATTTAGGAATGGCGCTAGTTTTTTATCTTACATTTTTACTAATTATATATTTAACTACTAAAAAAATTACGAGTCAAGTTTGGGGAATCATTATACTACTTTTAGCTGCTATTGTGGCATATTACTATTTTCCTCATGTAAGGTTTAGAATTCTTACCTGGTTAAGTCCTTGGGAAAATCCTCATACTAGTGGGTACCAAATAATTTTCTCTTTATTTTCATTTTCCAATGGAGGGATTCTAGGAGTAGGTTTAGGTAATGGATTTTCTAAGTTTATCCCAGAAGTACATACTGATTTTATGTTTGCAGCAATAGGTGAACAGTTAGGACTTTTAGGATCGATAAGCATAATATTGCTTTATTTATTATTTTTGTTTTTTTGTTATCATGAAATAAAGTTTATACCTACCAAAGGGCGTAGAATATTAGCCTTAGGTTTATCTGCGATTATGGTTATAGAATCTTTTGTTATTATGGCAGGGGTTTCAAAATTAATCCCACTTACTGGTTTGCCTTTACCTTTTATGGGTTATGGAGGAAGTGCAGTAATAACAAATTTTATAAATTTAGGTTTTATTTTAGCTTTAACCAGTAACAAGTCTATTACTGTACAGATGGAAGAAGAAGGTTTAAATTATATATTTAAAATAATTTGGATTGTAGCGTTA
It encodes:
- a CDS encoding FtsW/RodA/SpoVE family cell cycle protein, whose amino-acid sequence is MNNFLQDFKLFFLNIIVILLSNINLIIQETEIPNLIFYNIILIVSLFLVKLFIIKVLQVKNLIFDIISLLISLGWIFLIRLNPYLAPRQLLWICIGLIVMLVIFFIVKNIPMDFIKNNKYLWLIITLTLLILPLLKGVEVGGATSWLQLGKIRFQSSELAKIFYLVFLTSLIRESTFIKGKGFFLAWIGTLSSVAILVLQKDLGMALVFYLTFLLIIYLTTKKITSQVWGIIILLLAAIVAYYYFPHVRFRILTWLSPWENPHTSGYQIIFSLFSFSNGGILGVGLGNGFSKFIPEVHTDFMFAAIGEQLGLLGSISIILLYLLFLFFCYHEIKFIPTKGRRILALGLSAIMVIESFVIMAGVSKLIPLTGLPLPFMGYGGSAVITNFINLGFILALTSNKSITVQMEEEGLNYIFKIIWIVALALILNLTYWQVIKSNSMKQHPLNPRYRIIKTVHSTNIPTSLHKVIERNEV